The proteins below come from a single Balaenoptera musculus isolate JJ_BM4_2016_0621 chromosome 1, mBalMus1.pri.v3, whole genome shotgun sequence genomic window:
- the MARCKSL1 gene encoding MARCKS-related protein, protein MGSQSSKAPRGDVTAEEAAGASPAKVNGQENGHVKSNGDLSPKGEGESTPVNGTEEAAGATGDAIEPAPPSQGAEAKGEVPPKETPKKKKKFSFKKPFKLSGLSFKRNRKEGGGDSSASSPTEEEQEQGEIGACSEEGTALEGKAAATPESQEPQAKGAEASAASKGGDTEEAGPQAAEPSTPSGPESGPTPASEQNE, encoded by the exons ATGGGCAGCCAGAGCTCCAAGGCTCCCCGGGGCGACGTGACCGCCGAGGAGGCAGCAGGCGCTTCCCCCGCTAAGGTCAACGGACAG GAGAACGGCCACGTGAAAAGCAATGGAGACTTATCCCCCAAAGGTGAAGGGGAGTCGACCCCCGTGAACGGAACAGAGGAGGCAGCCGGGGCCACTGGCGATGCCATCGAGCCGGCACCCCCTAGCCAGGGCGCTGAGGCCAAGGGGGAGGTCCCCCCCAAGGAGACccccaagaagaagaagaaattctcttTCAAGAAGCCTTTCAAATTGAGTGGCCTGTCCTTCAAGAGAAAtcggaaggagggagggggtgatTCGTCTGCCTCCTCACCCACAGAGGAAGAGCAGGAGCAGGGGGAGATCGGTGCCTGCAGCGAGGAAGGCACTGCCCTGGAAGGGAAGGCTGCCGCCACCCCTGAGAGCCAGGAGCCCCAGGCCAAAGGGGCAGAGGCTAGCGCTGCCTCCAAGGGAGGAGACACAGAAGAGGCAGGGCCCCAGGCCGCAGAGCCATCCACTCCCTCGGGGCCGGAGAGTGGCCCTACACCAGCGAGCGAGCAGAATGAGTag